In the Alligator mississippiensis isolate rAllMis1 chromosome 7, rAllMis1, whole genome shotgun sequence genome, one interval contains:
- the LOC109283178 gene encoding uncharacterized protein LOC109283178 gives MPEIVPRKEAPGTGVFRKSNGDYIIRSDLGCYLRTQFLETGHSTEIRDLHPSCRDGEHYLGSERDPNIYIIKRDSYRVVQDLSTDQGAKVYELHPNCRGGDHYMKCSNFFLILFCERGVMRGVGNLSTDYEGEDVPLHPQCRLGLYYFGIANFRAFIKMDERWGTQFYLYKNMTTATLAAVYSIHPSVLNFLTGGLALTNGSSSGSWHCIKTLSNDSDVPVSWTHMITRKVGFAKEKVSSIERNWQVCASVALKAGELTAAIVKAQLALSGHYGGSNVKTEQEDWTEAREEEETLQATLQPKQNLYVWQYRLSLGPEPVLFCRDIKFTRDPTPPTTNPLPSCS, from the coding sequence ATGCCTGAAATTGTTCCCCGGAAGGAGGCCCCGGGCACTGGAGTCTTTCGGAAGAGCAATGGAGACTATATCATCCGCTCGGACCTGGGCTGCTACCTCCGCACTCAGTTTCTGGAGACCGGCCATAGCACTGAGATTCGGGACCTGCATCCATCGTGCCGGGATGGAGAGCACTACCTAGGCTCTGAGAGGGACCCCAACATCTATATCATCAAGAGAGACTCCTACAGGGTGGTACAGGACCTGAGTACAGACCAGGGGGCCAAGGTCTATGAACTGCACCCCAACTGCCGGGGTGGGGACCATTACATGAAGTGTTCCAATTTCTTCCTCATTCTCTTCTGCGAGCGGGGAGTGATGAGAGGTGTAGGCAACCTGAGCACAGACTATGAGGGCGAAGAtgtccccctccatccccagtgCCGCCTGGGCCTCTACTACTTCGGCATTGCAAACTTCAGGGCCTTCATCAAGATGGATGAGAGATGGGGCACCCAGTTTTACCTGTACAAGAATATGACCACTGCCACTCTGGCCGCAGTGTACTCTATCCACCCCAGCGTGCTGAACTTCTTAACCGGGGGGCTGGCTCTGACCAATGGCTCCTCTTCTGGCAGCTGGCATTGCATCAAGACCCTCTCCAATGACTCTGATGTCCCTGTTTCCTGGACCCACATGATCACCCGAAAGGTAGGCTTTGCCAAGGAGAAGGTATCCAGCATTGAGCGCAACTGGCAGGTCTGTGCCTCTGTTGCACTTAAGGCCGGGGAGCTCACAGCAGCCATCGTCAAGGCCCAGCTCGCCCTCTCAGGCCACTATGGTGGTAGCAATGTAAAGACAGAGCAGGAAGACTGGACTGAAGCCCGGGAGGAGGAAGAGACCCTTCAGGCCACCCTGCAGCCCAAGCAGAACCTCTATGTATGGCAGTACCGCCTCAGCCTGGGTCCGGAGCCAGTCTTGTTCTGCCGGGACATCAAGTTCACCAGGgaccccactccacccaccaccaACCCACTGCCTTCTTGCTCTTAA